The nucleotide window TACGCCAAAGTAGGCAACGATATCGCCAGTTATTCCTCCAACCCGGCTCCCTTTACCATGCGGACTATCGCAGGCGTCAGCAGGGTGGTACTCAACCAACGTACCCCCTACCCCGGCATATCCCTGGAACCGGAAGACAACCGCTCCCTGGAAGCCGGCATCGAAGCCCACCTCTTTGACAACCGCTTCAATGCAGACATTACCGTCTATAAAAACAATAACTACAAACAATATATGGAAGTGCCCGCCCCTCCGGGGTCAGGGTTTACCACCTACTACCTCAATATGGGCAACATCCAGAATGTAGGGATGGAAGCCTCTGTAACGGTAATACCTATACGTCAAAAGAATTTCAGCTGGAACAGCACCATCAACTTCTCCTTCAACCGCAACAAGGTATTACAGCTGAGCAATAACAACATTGCCGGCGCCGATACCAGCAACCGTTTCAGCCTGACAGACTTTGGCGTAAACATGTTTGGTTCGTTTATCCGTGAAGGTGATTCCTGGGGAGATATCTATTCCAACAAGGAGCTTAAACGCAATGATAAAGGTCAGATTATAGTAGATGATCAGGGTAAACCCAGTACCACTACCAGCTTCAAAAAAGTAGGCAACCCCAATCCCGATTTCATGCTGGGCTGGAACAACAGCATCTATTATCGTAACCTGACCTTCAGCTTCCTGATAGACGGCCATTTCGGTGGTAAAGTCATGAGCGTCACACAGGCCATACTGGATGGATATGGTGTCAGCGAAGTGACTGCCAGAGCCAGAGACAACGGCGGCGTACTCCTCAACACCGTCACCGACGACAACGTACCGTATACCAGGAAGGTCAGTGCGCAGGATTATTATACCATCATCGGCGGCAGGTCGGGCATTGGTGAAATGTATATGTATGACGCCACCAACATACGCCTGCGGGAACTCAGTCTCAGTTACCTCATCCCGCTGAAATGGAAATGGATTAAGAATGTACGCGCCGGCATCATTGGAAGAAACCTTTTCTTTTTTTACCTCAACGCCCCGTTTGACCCTGAAGTGTCTATGGGCGCAGGCAACGGACTGCTGGGCGTAGATGTATTTGGATTACCGCCTGTACGCAGTATGGGCCTGAACCTCAAATTCGGATTCTAAAACCACGCACCCATGAAAAAACGGACTTTACACATGCTGCTCGTTATCGCCACCGTCCTGCTGAGCAGTGGCTGTACCGGGAAATTCATCGACATCAATAAAAACCCTTACGACTTCGGAGAAGATGAGCTGAAAGGAGATTTCCAGCTGATGGGCGCACCTATGTCGCAGGCCCAGCTGCACCTCCTGCGCTACAACGACCCTCCCACCGCACAACTGCAGCAGAACCTGAATGCAGATATATTTTCCGGTTATATGATGTCGCCCACCCCTTTTGAAGGTAATATCAACAATACCAATTACGGACTGCTGTATTACTGGAACAACCATCCCTGGAACGAGGCCTACAACTGGGTATTCAAAGCCTGTGCCTTCACCCAGGAAAAAGCCAGAGGTAAGTACCCTGATTTTTATGCCTGGGCCCAGATCATGAAAGTAGAAGCCATGCATCGCATCAGCGATATCTTCGGTCCTATTATATACACTCATTTCAGTAACATTAACGAGGATAAAAGCCTGGATTACGACTCCCAGCAGGAGGCTTATTATGCGTTTTTCAAAGATCTTGACAGCGGTATCACGACGCTGACCAATTATGTCAACAGTGGCGCCACACAGCGTTTTCAGTCTTTTGACCTTGTATATAAAGGAGATTATGTCCAATGGATAAAATTTGCCAACACCCTGCGGTTAAGGCTGGCGATCCGTATCTCGGGAGTAGACAAAGACAAAGCCCGCGCTGAAGGCGAAGCTGCTCTGAAACATCCTATGGGCTTACTACAGGACAGCAAAGACAATTTTTCAGTAGACATCTCTCCTGTCACCCATCCGTTGAACATCATGTGTTATACCTGGGCCGACCTGCGTATGAGTGCGCCCATGGAGTCTATACTGACTGGTTTAAAAGACCCGCGCCTGCCGAAATATTTTGTACATACCGATGAGGGGCCTACTGTATACCGTGGTATTCGCAACGGCATCCGTATTTCAGCCAAGGAACAGTATTCCGGCTTTTCGCTGCTGGTACGGCTGGAAAATAAAATCCAGTACATGACCGCAGCCGAAGCCTGGTTCCTGAAAGCAGAAGCAGCCCTTAATGGCTGGGAAGGCGCCGGCACCGCCGCCTATAATTATGAAAAAGGTATCAGCACTTCTTTCGCCCAATACGGACTAACTAACGTTGACGACTATATTAATAACAACACTAACAAGGCCAAACCTTACATAGATCCTAACAATCCTGTCAACAATGTTTCTGCCGGCAGCCAACATTTGAGCACCATCACCATCAAATGGCAGGAAGAGGCATCAGCAGAAGAGAAACTGGAACGTATCATCACCCAGAAATGGATTGCCATGTTTCCCGAAGGACAGGAAGCCTGGAGTGAATTCAGACGTACGGGTTATCCCAAACTGTTTCCCGTAGTGATCAACAACAGTAACCTTACGATCAGCAGCGAAAAATTCATCCGCCGCCTCCCTATGCCACAGATAGAACAGGTCACCAATCCCAAAGCCCTCGCCAAAGCCGTCAAAACACTGAACGGCCCGGATAACGGAGGGACACGATTATGGTGGGATACCAAACCATGAACTGTGATGACTGGTATTGTTTACTATGATGAGTGCTGATGCTCCTGATAAGCGAAGATTAACATATTAATAAATGCAACACCCATTAACTTTTCGTTAATGGGTGTTTTTTTGGGAAGATCTGACAAGATCATTTATCATAATCATCATATCCATCAAAAAAAAATTACAGTGATATAGTACTATTGATCACATCGCACGACATCTTACCTGTAGCGCCTTTCATGGCGTATCCAAATGAAAACAACAAAATAACAAAACAGCAAAATAACAAGCAGCAACGGAGGAGTATCATTCAAAATAAAAATTTCATGTAAGAAAAACAGGCACGAAAAAGTCTGACGGAATCGACCTGAAAAGCAGGATTGTATCTCCGGAGGGATACCTGTGCAAACAAACCACGTTTATTTATTAAAAAACGAGTGGTAAAGGATGGCTTGCGCCATGCTAATGGAGATACTTTTTCCATAGAGCACGTGATAGCAGCTTGTATCAGCCAGGCACGCGATACATACAGTCAGATCTTATCCACAACATTTAAATACCAATTATTAACCAAAAAAAAGGCAAGTATGAAAAAAAACCTACGCCTTATGAAAGTGTGTGCTGTAACGGGAATAGCGCTCACTTCCATATTAGCAGACAATGCTTATGCGAAGGCTGCCGGCTATACTTATGCGCCCACAGCTTCATTCCGTAGCATTTTACAGGAAAGGGAAATCAGCGGTACTGTCCGCGATAACAAAGGGACTCCTCTGCCCGGCGTTTCTGTACAAATAAAAGGTGCTACCAAAGGCGCACAAACCAATGCATCCGGCCAATACCACCTCAGTGCCAAAGCCGGCGACGTATTGGTATTCAGCTCTATCGGTTTCGCTCCTCGTGAAGTGACCGTAGGCACCAGTGCTTCTGTAGATGTAAGACTCGAAGAGAATGTAAAAGGATTGAATGAACTGGTAGTAACAGCGCTGGGTGTGAAAAAGACTGCCAAATCACTGACTTATTCCACACAAAGGCTGGGCGGTGAAGAACTGACCACTGCCAAAGACGCCAACCTCATGAACTCCATCTCCGGTAAAGCTGCCGGTATCACGGTGAGCAGGAGTGGTTCCGGTGTAGGCGGTTCCGTTAAAGTAACCCTTCGTGGTAATAAATCCGCTCAAAGTACCAACCAGCCACTGTATGTAATTGATGGTATCCCCATGACCAACTACAGCACCCAGCAGCCTAACAGTACCTGGGGTGGTAATGGTACCATTACCTTTGCACCTGGTCGTGACGGTGGTGACGGTATCTCCAACCTCAACCCCGACGACGTGGAAAGCGTGTCTGTACTGAAAGGTGCTTCTGCTTCTGCGCTGTACGGTAGTCAGGCAGCCAATGGTGTTATCCTCATCACCACCAAAAAAGGTAAATCCGGCACCTCCAAAGTAGAATTTTCCAGTGGTTTCACCCTCGATAAAATAGCTTACAAACCTAAGCTGCAGAACTCCTATGGCGCCACCAAAGACGGTTCTACCCAAAGCTGGGGCCCTGAAATCACCAATGCCCATGATAACGTCTCCGACTTCTTCCGTAACGGTAATACCTGGATCAACTCCATCAACTTCACCGCCGGTAATGAAAAAGCCCAGACTTATATCTCTTATGCCAACACCAATGCAAATGGTGTAATGCCAGGCAATGACCTCAACCGTCACAACTTCACTTTCCGGGAAACTGCCAAATTCCTGAACGATAAACTGACACTGGATGGTAACGTAAACATCATCACCCAGAAGCTGGATAACGGACCTGTAACCGGCTTGTACTTCAACCCGCTGACCGGTTTGTATCTGTTCCCAAGAGGCCGTGATATGGCACCTTATAAGGACAGCTATACCAAGTTTGACCCCATCCGTCAGATAGACCTCCAGAACTGGCCTTTCAACGAAGACGTACAACAGAACCCTTACTGGATCGTTAACAGAAATACCAGCCAGGCCAGGCGTAACAGGACCCTCTTCAATGCCAGCGCCAAATACGATATCGCTGACTGGTTATATGTTCAGGCCCGCGGTAACATGGACCGTACCAACGATACCTACGATGGTCAGTTCTATGCCGGTACTCACGGCGTACTCTCAGGCCCCAACGGCCGCTATATCATGAGCGACCTTACTACCACTCAGTTTTACGGTGACCTGATCGTTAATGCCAACCGCCACTTCGGCAACTTCAAGCTGAATGCATTGTTGGGTACCAGCATCAACGATACCCGTACCAAAGGCATGAACGGAGACAGCTTTAACGGCGACCTCTATGTAGCTAATTTCTTCACCCTGCAGAACATGACCGCTGGTAGCCAGATACAGACAGTTCCGGAAAACCACAGCCAGCTGCAAGCCGTATTCGGTAACGTGAACCTGTCTTACAAAGACCTCGTGTTCCTTGACCTGAGCGGCCGTAATGACTGGTCTTCCAACCTGGCCTATACTGGTAACGGCTCCTACTTTTATCCCTCTGCCGGCCTTTCCTTCATGCTCCATCAACTCCTCAACCTGCCGGAACCTGTTAGCTACGCCAAACTCCGCGGCTCCTATGCTGCAGTAGGTAACACTGTTCCATGGTACGTAACCAACCCGCTCAACAGGCTGGGTAACGTAGGCGGTACTTTCGTGTTCAACAACCAGGCTCCTTTCAAAGAACTGAAACCAGAAAAAACCAAATCACTGGAAATCGGTACAGAATGGCGTTTCCTGCAGGACAGACTGAACTTCGACTTTACCTACTATAAAACAAATACCACTAACCAGTACTTCCAGATCGCCGTACCACCGGGAACCGGTTACGCCTTCCGCTTCATCAACGCTGGTAACATCCAGAACAGCGGTTTCGAAGTGGTACTGGGATACAATGTGATCAAAACAGACAAATTCCGCTGGAACACCAGCCTCAACTATTCTCAGAACAAAAACAAGGTGATCGAGCTGGCTGACAATATCGACCAGTTTGTGCTGACACCTCAAGGCTCCAACACCTTCGCATCTATCATCGCCAAAGGCGGTTCCTATGGTGACATCTATGGTAAAGTGCTGAAAAGAGATGAAAGCGGTCGTGTGATCATCGGTAAAGATGGTCCGCTGGTAAGCTCCGACCTCGCACTTGTGGGTAATCCTAACCCTAAATGGCAAGGTGGCTGGAGCAACAACCTCAGTTATAAGGACTTCACCCTGAGCTTCCTGATCGATGGTAAATTCGGCGGTAAAGTAATGTCTATGACGGAAGCTGTACTGGACAAATACGGTGTATCCGAAAGAACTGCAGAAGGCCGCAAAAACGGTGGTGTAGCCATCAATGGCGTAGGTGAAAACACCAAGGAAACCATCAGCAAAATTGATGCAGCCCAATGGTATGGTGTTATAGGCGGACGTGACGGTGTTAGTGGCGAGTATATGTACGACGCTACTGTAGTAAGATTCAGAGAGCTGTCTCTTGGTTATGCCGTTCCTTCCAGAGCACTGGGCCGTGGTTTTGTGAAAAACCTCCGTTTCTCACTCGTAGGCAGAAACCTCTTTTATATCTCCAAAAAAGCACCATTCGATCCGGAGATCTCCATGTCTACTGGCAACGGCCTGTCCGGTGTGGATATGTTCGCGCTGCCAGCTACCCGCAGCTTTGGCTTTAACCTGAATGTTGGTTTCTAATGACTGTTCACCTTTAATTCAACACCGATGAAAAAGCTCAGATTCAAACTATATAAGCCAGTAGCAGTCATCGCGCTGGCGGCAGGTATCCTTGGTCTCAATGCCTGTACCAAAAACTTCGAGGAATACAATACAGACAATACCGGGTTGACCGAAGACGCGCTGAGGCCCGATTTCAACTATATCGGTGGCTTCTTCCCGCAGATACAGTCTTCCATCTATTTCAACTTCAACAACACGAACTCCGACTTTCAGCTGCAACAAAACCTGATGGGCGACGTGTACTCCGGTTATCTGATGCCGCCAAATAACTTCCGCGGTAACATCAATAACATGACCTATTCACTGGTAGACGGCTGGAATGCTTCCGCCTTCAACCTGGCTTACAATAACGTGATGGCGCCTATCGCCGAAGTAAAAAGAAGAGGTGCACCGGCTAAAGCTCCTGAGTTCTGGGCCATTGCGCTGATCCTCAAGGTAGAAGCCATGCACCGGGTAACCGATATCTATGGTCCTATTCCTTACAGCTCTTATGGCAGTGGCGGAACTACTTCTGCCTACGACAAACAGGAAGATGTGTACACCCGCTTCTTTAAAGAACTGGATACTGCTGTAACCTCACTGAACACGTATGTAGCCGCGAATCCGGGTGTTTCCCTCTTCAGTAAATTTGATATGTTATATGGCGGTGATTACAAACAATGGGTCAAGTTTGCCAACTCCCTTCGTCTGCGACTGGCGATCCGTATTTCCAACGTAAATCCTGCCAAAGCAAAAGAAGAAGGTGAAAAAGCACTGGACCCCGCCAAAGGTGGCGTGCTGGAAGTCACCAGGGACAATGCCAATGTTTCCGGCTTCGGTCTGAAAAATCCGCTGTTCACTATCGTAACATCCTGGACAGACAACGCCATGAACGCCTCTATGGAGTCTATCCTGGTAGGGTATAAAGACCCTCGTTTGCCTAAATATTTCGACCATGCTACCGCCTATCCCGGCACCTACAAAGGTATCCGTATCGGTAGCCAGGTGACCGCCAAACCGGACTATACCGGCTATTCCGTTCCTGCTAATGCGGAAACCAAAACATTCCGCGCCAACACTCCCATACAGCTGATGACTTCAGCAGAAGTCTTCTTCCTGCGCGCAGAAGCTGCCCTGAGAGGATGGAACAACACCGGAGGAACCCCTGCCGAACTGTATGAAAAAGGCATGCGGGCTTCCTTCGCTCAATGGGATGCCGCTCCGGCTGATGTTAATGCTTATATAGCAGACGATATCAGCAAACCAATTGATTACGTAGATCCCCGCAATGCGGCCAACAACTCCCCTGCGTTGTCTAAAATCACCATCAAATGGAATGATGCCGGCAATTTCAACGAAAAACTGGAACGTATCATCACCCAGAAATGGATCGCTATGTATCCGGAAGGACAGGAAGCCTGGAGCGAATTCAGACGTACCGGCTATCCTAAACTGTTCCCTGTTGTAAATAACTTAAGCAACGGGACCATCAATACCGACATACAAATCAGAAGAATACCATTCCCCAACACAGAATATACTTCCAACAAAGCGGAAGTGGACAAAGCCATCCAGCTGTTAGGCCCCAATCCTAAAGACGAAGGTGGTGTGAGACTCTGGTGGGACATACCTCACTGACTTTGTTAACATACTTATTTTGAATCGCGTGCATAAAAAAAAATGCCGGTCCTATCGAGGACCGGCTTTTTTTATGGTAGTAGTATGCTAACAATGTGTAGCAATTACACATTAAAAAAAGTTAAAAAATATTTTATGGAGATGGTACCATCGGGGAGTTGATCCGACTCCTTTGCCGGGGGATCAACAGACAGTTCGCAAAACCTATAGACTAATAACGTTAACGCACACACGATTCTGACTGCATGCTCATTGAAGACACAACGATAGTAATATCCATCTACGATGGGATAAAAGCAAATGATTTCGCTTAGCATTCAACTTAGGTCACATGAAAATAATCCGGCCGCCTGTAGTCTTACCTCCGGCCGTCTTTTTCCCTTTGCGACAAACTTATTTTTCATAGATCAACAGGACATATTAGCAAGTTAAAAAGCCGTCCCGATCCCGGGACGGCTTCTTTATGCCTGAATGTGACGGTTATTATTTACTGAAAGAAACGATGGAAAAAGAGTAACTGATACTGTATCGAATTGGCCCAGTAATCCCAGTCGTGTTGCCCGGCACGTTCCGTATAGTCGTGATCGATACCTTTTTCGAGCAGTTTTTTATGCAGGTCGCGGTTCACGTCGATATAGAAATCCTTTACACCACAATCAATGATCATGGGCAGGGTACCAGGTTTCAGCCTGTCGAGCTGACCGATGACCGTGTAATCGGTCCAGTTGGCGCCGTTTACGCCAGGTGCACCCAGTCTTTTGGCAATATCCCAGTTTTTGGGGAATGGCCTGAAATCCACGCCACCACTGATACTGCCGGCTGCGCCAAACACTTCCGGATGACGGATGGCGAGATACAGCGCACCATGGCCGCCCATACTAAGCCCTGTAATAGCGCGGTAATGCGGTTCGGGCAGGGTTTGGTAGTGTTGGTCAATATATGCCGGTATTTCTTTTCCTACATAGGTCTCAAACCGTATAGTGCTGTCTACCGGACTATCGACATACCAGCTGCTGATCGCTCCATCCGGGCATACGATCATGCATTGGTAGGTATCGGCCAGTTCTTTTACAGCAGGTACTTTACGGACCCAGTTGGCATAATTACCGCTATGACCGTGCAGCAGGTACACCACCGGATAACGCCGGGTGCCTTCCTTATAGGAAGCCGGTGTAATAACCACGCACTTGTAACTGCGGCGCATAGCTGCACTGGGAATGCTGATGGTATCAACATCCGCAGCGCGGACCGTCTGCAGGAAGAACAAAAACAAAAAGAGGGTGAGCGTGTGTTTCATCGACATTATTTATTAAGGGCTTTTTTCATCGGATTATCGCCGGTGGACGCACCTCTTACGCTGGTAGCGCTTTTAAACATTTCGAACCGGGAAGGGCTTGCTTCACGCGGCCAGCTGTTATTGCTTTCGTCGATATCAGCTGTTTCGCGGAGCGGGTCCAGTTTCAGCGATACTACTTTTTTGTCTTTCGCAAATACTTTGGTAACCTGGTTTTCATTTTTACGCCAGATGTAAGCAGAGATGCGGTCTGTTTCCTTAGTACCATCTGCAAATGTCCATTCCAGGATCAGCGGCATTACCAGTCCGCCTACGTTGGAAAAAGTCACTTCATAGAAGTTCTTTTTGCTGTCGTACATCGCTTTTTCTTCGGGAGACAGGCTGCTGTAGAACTGCTCATAGGCAGCTTTGTCTTCGCTGGTCACTTCAAAGCGGTTCCATTTGCTGTAGAAATCCTGCAGGCTGGTGTCCTGATCTACTGCAAATTTAATACCTGCAGCTTTGTTGCGCTGACGGGCTACATGGTCCATACTTTTATCATAGGCGGCCTTGGCGGCCTTGTTGGATTCAGCCGGATTTTTAGCGTCCATGCTGTACCATTTTACGCTGTCGATGGAGATGTCTACCGGTTCGGTGGTAAAGAACCATCCGCGCCAGAACCAGTCCAGGTCTACAGCAGAAGCATCTTCCATGGTACGGAAGAAATCTGCCGGCGTAGGATGTTTAAAGGCCCAGCGGCGCGCATATTCACGGAAGGCAAAATCAAACAGTTCGCGGCCCATTACGGTTTCACGCAGGATATTGAGGGCTGTGGCTGGTTTGGCATATGCGTTCGGTCCAAACTGAATAATATTTTCAGAATTGGTCATGATCGGTTCCAGCTGATCTTTCGGCATTTTCATGTAGTCAACGATCTTATGTGCCGGACCACGGGAGGAAGGGAAGTTGCTGTCCCACTCCTGTTCAGCCATAAACTGGCAGAAGGTGTTCAGTCCTTCATCCATCCAGGACCACTGCCTTTCGTCGGAGTTGACGATCATGGGGAAGAAGTTGTGGCCTACTTCGTGGGTGATCACGCCTATCATACCATTTTTGGTCGCTTCGGAATAACTACCGTCTTTATCAGCACGGCCGTAGTTGAAGCAGATCATCGGGTATTCCATACCGCTGGCTGCTTCTACAGAGATGGCCACCGGATAAGGGTACGGGATGGTATGTTGGGAGTAGGATTTGACAGTATGCGCCACCACTTTGGTAGAATAACGGCGGTAGAGCGGGTAAGCCTCCGGACCATAGTAAGACATGGCCATCACTTTATTGCCTTCCACATTGGCAGGCATAGCATCCCATACGAGGCGGCGAGAAGAAATAAGTGCGAAGTCGCGCACATTCTGTGCTTCGTACACCCATGTTTTACGGGCACCTGCTTTATTCTGCATGGCTTTTTTCGCTTCATCCAGTGTCACTATTTCCACTGGCTCTTTGCTGGTTTGGGCCTGTTGCCAGCGCTGGAACTGTGCAGGAGACAGCATTTCCTTATAGTTCTGGCATTCACCGGTAGCACCGATGATATGGTCGGCGGGTACGGTAAAGCGTACACGGAAATTGCCGAAAGCGAGGGCAAATTCGCCTCTGCCGGTGAACTGTTTGTTCTGCCATCCCTGGAAGTCGGAATACACTGCCATACGAGGATACCACTGTGCGATAGTGTAGAGGTAGTTGTTGTCTTCCTGGAAATATTCATAACCCCCACGGCCACCAGTCACCATACGATTAGACAGGTTGTACCACCACTCTACCTTGAAGCGGTATTTCTCTCCCGGCATCAGGGTTTTAGGCAGGTCTATCCGCATCATCGTCTGGTTGATGGTATAAGGCAGCGTTTTACCATCCGCATCGGTCACTTTCACGATTTTTACGCCCAGATCGCCGGTAGGAGGCAGCATGCCGCTGATTTCCCTTAATGTCATTTTATCAGACATCTTACTACCGTCGAAGCTGCGGTTATCGCTTTTCGGGTCATGCTCGTTCTCATCCAGCTGCAGCCAGAGGTAGGTAAGCGGGTCCGGAGAATTATTAAAGTAGGTGATGGTTTCAGCACCTGTCAGTTTCTGTTTGGCATCATCCAGTTCGGCCGCGATTTCATAGTCGGCGCGTTGTTGCCAGTATTTAGGCCCCGGGGCCCCGGAAGCGGAGCGGTACATATTGGGCGTCTGCAGCATTGTTCCCAGCTGCTCGAAGCGGTTACCATGGTTGGATCCCGGGTTGTTTTGTGCATGCAGTGTAACAGCAGTACTGCATAAAATACCAAGGAGGTACAGATTTTTTCTCATAGACGGATTTAGATTTCAATTATTTCAAGAGCTCTCTTACGCCCTGGACAACCATGAGGAAGGCAATACCAAAGGTAGCAGAAGATAAAAACATATTCCAGTCGCGGCGGCTTACCCGCCCAATGTTGACAAGCGTCCCTGACAGCAGCATCACTACGGCCACAATGAGCA belongs to Chitinophaga sp. HK235 and includes:
- a CDS encoding SusD/RagB family nutrient-binding outer membrane lipoprotein — its product is MKKRTLHMLLVIATVLLSSGCTGKFIDINKNPYDFGEDELKGDFQLMGAPMSQAQLHLLRYNDPPTAQLQQNLNADIFSGYMMSPTPFEGNINNTNYGLLYYWNNHPWNEAYNWVFKACAFTQEKARGKYPDFYAWAQIMKVEAMHRISDIFGPIIYTHFSNINEDKSLDYDSQQEAYYAFFKDLDSGITTLTNYVNSGATQRFQSFDLVYKGDYVQWIKFANTLRLRLAIRISGVDKDKARAEGEAALKHPMGLLQDSKDNFSVDISPVTHPLNIMCYTWADLRMSAPMESILTGLKDPRLPKYFVHTDEGPTVYRGIRNGIRISAKEQYSGFSLLVRLENKIQYMTAAEAWFLKAEAALNGWEGAGTAAYNYEKGISTSFAQYGLTNVDDYINNNTNKAKPYIDPNNPVNNVSAGSQHLSTITIKWQEEASAEEKLERIITQKWIAMFPEGQEAWSEFRRTGYPKLFPVVINNSNLTISSEKFIRRLPMPQIEQVTNPKALAKAVKTLNGPDNGGTRLWWDTKP
- a CDS encoding SusC/RagA family TonB-linked outer membrane protein, yielding MKKNLRLMKVCAVTGIALTSILADNAYAKAAGYTYAPTASFRSILQEREISGTVRDNKGTPLPGVSVQIKGATKGAQTNASGQYHLSAKAGDVLVFSSIGFAPREVTVGTSASVDVRLEENVKGLNELVVTALGVKKTAKSLTYSTQRLGGEELTTAKDANLMNSISGKAAGITVSRSGSGVGGSVKVTLRGNKSAQSTNQPLYVIDGIPMTNYSTQQPNSTWGGNGTITFAPGRDGGDGISNLNPDDVESVSVLKGASASALYGSQAANGVILITTKKGKSGTSKVEFSSGFTLDKIAYKPKLQNSYGATKDGSTQSWGPEITNAHDNVSDFFRNGNTWINSINFTAGNEKAQTYISYANTNANGVMPGNDLNRHNFTFRETAKFLNDKLTLDGNVNIITQKLDNGPVTGLYFNPLTGLYLFPRGRDMAPYKDSYTKFDPIRQIDLQNWPFNEDVQQNPYWIVNRNTSQARRNRTLFNASAKYDIADWLYVQARGNMDRTNDTYDGQFYAGTHGVLSGPNGRYIMSDLTTTQFYGDLIVNANRHFGNFKLNALLGTSINDTRTKGMNGDSFNGDLYVANFFTLQNMTAGSQIQTVPENHSQLQAVFGNVNLSYKDLVFLDLSGRNDWSSNLAYTGNGSYFYPSAGLSFMLHQLLNLPEPVSYAKLRGSYAAVGNTVPWYVTNPLNRLGNVGGTFVFNNQAPFKELKPEKTKSLEIGTEWRFLQDRLNFDFTYYKTNTTNQYFQIAVPPGTGYAFRFINAGNIQNSGFEVVLGYNVIKTDKFRWNTSLNYSQNKNKVIELADNIDQFVLTPQGSNTFASIIAKGGSYGDIYGKVLKRDESGRVIIGKDGPLVSSDLALVGNPNPKWQGGWSNNLSYKDFTLSFLIDGKFGGKVMSMTEAVLDKYGVSERTAEGRKNGGVAINGVGENTKETISKIDAAQWYGVIGGRDGVSGEYMYDATVVRFRELSLGYAVPSRALGRGFVKNLRFSLVGRNLFYISKKAPFDPEISMSTGNGLSGVDMFALPATRSFGFNLNVGF
- a CDS encoding RagB/SusD family nutrient uptake outer membrane protein, giving the protein MKKLRFKLYKPVAVIALAAGILGLNACTKNFEEYNTDNTGLTEDALRPDFNYIGGFFPQIQSSIYFNFNNTNSDFQLQQNLMGDVYSGYLMPPNNFRGNINNMTYSLVDGWNASAFNLAYNNVMAPIAEVKRRGAPAKAPEFWAIALILKVEAMHRVTDIYGPIPYSSYGSGGTTSAYDKQEDVYTRFFKELDTAVTSLNTYVAANPGVSLFSKFDMLYGGDYKQWVKFANSLRLRLAIRISNVNPAKAKEEGEKALDPAKGGVLEVTRDNANVSGFGLKNPLFTIVTSWTDNAMNASMESILVGYKDPRLPKYFDHATAYPGTYKGIRIGSQVTAKPDYTGYSVPANAETKTFRANTPIQLMTSAEVFFLRAEAALRGWNNTGGTPAELYEKGMRASFAQWDAAPADVNAYIADDISKPIDYVDPRNAANNSPALSKITIKWNDAGNFNEKLERIITQKWIAMYPEGQEAWSEFRRTGYPKLFPVVNNLSNGTINTDIQIRRIPFPNTEYTSNKAEVDKAIQLLGPNPKDEGGVRLWWDIPH
- a CDS encoding alpha/beta hydrolase family protein — translated: MKHTLTLFLFLFFLQTVRAADVDTISIPSAAMRRSYKCVVITPASYKEGTRRYPVVYLLHGHSGNYANWVRKVPAVKELADTYQCMIVCPDGAISSWYVDSPVDSTIRFETYVGKEIPAYIDQHYQTLPEPHYRAITGLSMGGHGALYLAIRHPEVFGAAGSISGGVDFRPFPKNWDIAKRLGAPGVNGANWTDYTVIGQLDRLKPGTLPMIIDCGVKDFYIDVNRDLHKKLLEKGIDHDYTERAGQHDWDYWANSIQYQLLFFHRFFQ
- a CDS encoding M1 family metallopeptidase, yielding MRKNLYLLGILCSTAVTLHAQNNPGSNHGNRFEQLGTMLQTPNMYRSASGAPGPKYWQQRADYEIAAELDDAKQKLTGAETITYFNNSPDPLTYLWLQLDENEHDPKSDNRSFDGSKMSDKMTLREISGMLPPTGDLGVKIVKVTDADGKTLPYTINQTMMRIDLPKTLMPGEKYRFKVEWWYNLSNRMVTGGRGGYEYFQEDNNYLYTIAQWYPRMAVYSDFQGWQNKQFTGRGEFALAFGNFRVRFTVPADHIIGATGECQNYKEMLSPAQFQRWQQAQTSKEPVEIVTLDEAKKAMQNKAGARKTWVYEAQNVRDFALISSRRLVWDAMPANVEGNKVMAMSYYGPEAYPLYRRYSTKVVAHTVKSYSQHTIPYPYPVAISVEAASGMEYPMICFNYGRADKDGSYSEATKNGMIGVITHEVGHNFFPMIVNSDERQWSWMDEGLNTFCQFMAEQEWDSNFPSSRGPAHKIVDYMKMPKDQLEPIMTNSENIIQFGPNAYAKPATALNILRETVMGRELFDFAFREYARRWAFKHPTPADFFRTMEDASAVDLDWFWRGWFFTTEPVDISIDSVKWYSMDAKNPAESNKAAKAAYDKSMDHVARQRNKAAGIKFAVDQDTSLQDFYSKWNRFEVTSEDKAAYEQFYSSLSPEEKAMYDSKKNFYEVTFSNVGGLVMPLILEWTFADGTKETDRISAYIWRKNENQVTKVFAKDKKVVSLKLDPLRETADIDESNNSWPREASPSRFEMFKSATSVRGASTGDNPMKKALNK